In one Rutidosis leptorrhynchoides isolate AG116_Rl617_1_P2 chromosome 8, CSIRO_AGI_Rlap_v1, whole genome shotgun sequence genomic region, the following are encoded:
- the LOC139862310 gene encoding xyloglucan endotransglucosylase protein 1-like has protein sequence MKSFYNGFSKSPFFTVLALVLSSFLMLASAGNFLQDFDLTWGDHRAKIFNGGQLLSLSLDQVSGSGFKSKNEYLFGRIDMQLKLVAGNSAGTVTAYYLSSEGPTHDEIDFEFLGNTSGDPYILHTNIFTQGKGNREQQFYLWFDPTKNFHTYSVIWDSKQIVFLVDKTPIRVFANAEGKGVPFPKNQPMRIHSSLWNADDWATRGGLVKTDWSKAPFTAYYRNFNVQGSTTSKFSNGAWQSQQLDAYSRRRLRWVQKNFMIYNYCNDSKRFPQGIPAECR, from the exons atgaaatctttttATAATGGGTTCTCAAAAAGTCCATTTTTTACTGTTCTTGCACTGGTATTAAGCTCTTTTCTCATGCTTGCTTCTGCTGGCAACTTTTTACAAGATTTTGACCTCACTTGGGGTGATCATAGGGCCAAAATTTTCAATGGTGGTCAGCTTTTGTCACTCTCTTTGGATCAAGTATCCGGGTCGGGTTTTAAGTCTAAAAATGAGTACTTGTTTGGTAGAATTGATATGCAGCTTAAGCTTGTTGCAGGCAATTCTGCTGGAACTGTTACTGCTTATTAT TTATCATCTGAAGGACCTACACACGATGAAATCGATTTCGAGTTCTTGGGTAACACATCTGGTGACCCTTACATTTTACACACCAATATTTTCACTCAAGGAAAAGGAAACAGAGAACAACAGTTTTACTTATGGTTTGACCCCACTAAAAACTTCCACACCTACTCAGTAATCTGGGATTCAAAACAAATAGT ATTCTTGGTGGATAAAACTCCTATTAGAGTATTTGCAAATGCAGAGGGGAAAGGTGTCCCATTTCCTAAAAACCAACCAATGAGGATTCACTCAAGTTTATGGAACGCTGATGATTGGGCCACAAGAGGTGGTTTGGTTAAAACCGATTGGTCAAAGGCTCCGTTTACGGCTTACTATCGGAACTTCAATGTTCAAGGTTCGACCACTTCGAAGTTTTCGAATGGTGCATGGCAAAGTCAACAACTTGATGCATATAGTAGAAGAAGATTGAGATGGGTTCAAAAGAATTTCATGATTTATAATTATTGTAACGATTCGAAGCGGTTTCCTCAAGGCATACCTGCAGAGTGTAGATAA